The following DNA comes from Paraburkholderia phytofirmans PsJN.
ACACGTTCGACACGCCGCCGCTCACTTTCGCGTACGGCAGGTTCTCTTTGATCCAGCGCGTCGCGTTGATGAAGTCGACCGCGTAGTTGTTGTGCTCTTCAATACCGGTTGCGATCGCGAAGATGTTCGGATCGAAGATGATGTCTTCAGGCGGGAAGCCGACTTCGTTCACGAGGAAATCGTACGAACGCTTGCAGATCTGCGTCTTGCGCTCGAACGTATCCGCCTGGCCCTGTTCGTCGAAAGCCATCACCACCGCGGCCGCGCCGTAGCGGCGAATCAGGTTCGCGTGGTGACGGAACGCTTCCTCGCCTTCCTTCAGCGAGATCGAGTTGACGATCGCCTTGCCCTGTACGCACTTCAGGCCGGCTTCGATCACTTCCCACTTCGACGAGTCGATCATGATCGGCACGCGCGCGATATCCGGTTCCGACGCGATCAGATTCATGAAGCGCACCATCGCCGCTTTCGAATCGAGCATGGCTTCGTCCATGTTCACGTCGATGACCTGCGCGCCGTTTTCGACCTGCTGGCGCGCGACCGCGACTGCCTCGTCGAACTGGTCGTTCAGGATCATTCGCGCGAACGCCTTCGAGCCGGTCACGTTGGTGCGTTCACCGACGTTGATGAAAAGCGTCCCGGACGTGACGTTGAACGGCTCGAGGCCGGAAAGGCGCATGGTGTGATCGGTCATGGCGTATGTGCTCGATTGCTGCGATTAAGTGCGTCGTGTTCGATAGCGGAGTGCGGCGGCGCCTGCTCAGCGAGGCGCCGCTCGACTCAGGCTGCGTCGCGGTATTGCGTCGGCCATTGGCGCGGCTTCACTTCGGCCAGCGCCTGGGCGATCGCCGCAATATGCTCCGGCGTCGTGCCGCAGCAGCCGCCGGCGATATTTACCAAGCCAGCCTGCGCGAATTCCTTCAGCAAGCCTGAAGTATCCGCGGGCAGTTCATCAAAGCCCGTATCGCTCATCGGATTAGGCAAGCCCGCGTTCGGATAGCACGACACATACGTGTCGCACAGCTTGGCCAGTTCGGCGATATACGGCCGCATCAGCGCCGCGCCCAACGCGCAGTTCAACCCGAACGTGAGCGGCTTTGCGTGACGCAGCGAGTTCCAGAATGCTTCAACCGTCTGACCCGACAGGATGCGGCCCGACGCGTCGGTGACGGTGCCGGAGATCATGATCGGCAAACGCTCGCCGGTGTCTTCGAACAGTTCGTCGAGCGCGAACAACGCGGCTTTCGCGTTGAGCGTGTCGAAAATGGTCTCGACGAGGAACAGATCGGCGCCACCGTCGAGCAAAGCCTTGGCTTGTTCGTAATAGGCCGCGCGTAACTCGTCGAACGTCACGTTGCGCGCGCCTGGGTCGTTCACATCGGGGGAAATACTCGCGGTCTTCGGCGTCGGTCCGATCGCGCCGGCGACGAAGCGCGGTTTGTCGGGCGTCGAATACTTGTCGCAGGCGGCGCGCGCCAGTTTCGCCGACTCGAGATTCATCTCGATGGCGAGGCCTTCCATGCCGTAGTCCGCCTGCGCGACGGTGGTTGCACCGAACGTGTTGGTTTCGATGATGTCCGCGCCCGCCGCCAGATACTGCTCGTGAATCTCGCGGATGATCTGCGGCTGCGTAATCGACAGCAACTCGTTGTTGCCCTTGATGTCGCGCCCGTAGTCCTTGAAGCGTTCGCCGCGATAGCGGGCTTCGTCGAGCTTGTAGCGCTGGATCATCGTGCCCATTGCGCCGTCCAGGATCAGGATGCGCGACTTGAGCAGCGCGGGCAGCGCCGTGCCGCGCGTGTAGGCGGCGTCGGGGCGGGCTGGCGTGGCGGTTTGAGCGGGCTGGTTCATGGCGGACGAGGGCTTGCGCCGGCTTTTTCGGGAAACCTGTCATTGTAGCCGCAGCCAGACAGATCCGCCCGGCGCGGGGTGAGCAGCCGCCTCTGGCTAGCGAGGCGAGCCGCATGATCACGAGCGGCAAAGCAGCGTGACAAAGAAAACGGCCCAGCGAGGCGAAAGCCTGCTGGGCCACTTCATATTTGCCGACCGACTTGTAAAAGCCGCCTGCTTGCCCAGTTACGGGAGCGGGCGGCGCGGCCGATGTATGTCGCCAAAAACGTTGAGCAGAACCTCGCGGTTAGTGAAGGATCACCGGTTGATGCATCAGGCTGTCGAACTGGCCGAGGAATTCGTCTACTTCATCCAGCGACGGTTCCTCTTCGATCAGCTTCTGCACGTGCTCGCGAAAACGCGCCGCCATTGCTCCGTCGATATAGATCTCGCGCTGCATGTTTTTGTCGACGATCTCGTAGCCGCCTGACTTCATGGCCAGCGGGCCTTCCTGCGGCGGAAACTCGACGACACAATAGTTGGGGCTGTTGTAGATCATTTGCATGGCGACACTCCTTATTTCCGTTGGCTCCTGGCCATTCCTGCGCCATAGGTGGAGCGTATGGTTTGGAATTCAAGGGGTGGGTCCGGATTGACGCACGTCAAACTTCCGAACCTACCGGTTAGACCGGCCTTTCAAGAAACGTTTCAAGCAGCGCAGCAAAACGGTGAGATTGCTCGATGGGCGCGAGATGAGCGGCATCCAGCAGTTCGAAACGTGCGCCTTCGATGGCGTCTGCTATTGCCTGTGTAGAAGCAGGCGGCGTGCCCGTGTCGTGGCGGCCCGCCACGGTCAATGTTGGGCATCGGATTGCTCCCAGCTTACTGCGTACGTCGAAATCGCGCAGGGCTTCGCATGCCATGGCGTAGCCTTCTGACAACGTGTTGGTCAATACGTCGCGGATCTGCTCGACTGCTTCGGGGTGCGCGGCCTGGAAATCGGGGGTTAGCCAGCGGCTCAATGTCGCGGGCACGAGCGACACCATCCCGTCGCGGCGGGCCGTCGCCGCACGTTGATCCCACGTGGCGCGGGCTTCTTGCGGCGTGCCGCCGCTGCTGTCGGCGATCGTCAAACTATCGACGCGCGTGGGATGATCGAGCGTGAATTGCTGCGCGATCATGCCGCCCATCGACATGCCGACCAGATGCGTAGTGGGTGCGCCAAGAGCATCGAGCAGCGTGGCGAGATCGTGTGACAGATCGGCGATGCCAAACGGCGCGCTGGACGCAGCAGTCTTGCCGTGACCACGCACGTCGTAGCGCAGCACGGTGTAGTCGTCGCGAAAATAGCCGGCGAGCTGGTCCCACACGGACAAATCGCCGCCGAGTTGATGGATGAACGTCAGCCAGGGGCCGCCGCCCTCGTTGCTCAGCACATAGCGCGTCTCGATACCGTTGATGTTCACTTGCATGCGGGCTCCTTGGAAGGGGAACGCAGTGGAAGGTCCATTCGCGCGCGGGTGCTGCTTGGGCACTTGCTTACCGGGCTGATCTATATACGCAGCCTAGGCGCGAACGGTTGCAGTGGATGGTGCGAGTCGGCCCCGGTGCAGAAGTTCGCCGAACCGATGGAATCTCTCTTCAAGTGTGCGGATTCAGGGCTTGATGATGCCGGGCGTATTGCTGGCCGTATCGCCGGGGTCGGCCGGATCGACCGGCACGGAGGGCGCGACCTCGGGCATAGCCGCCGATGCAGGCGGAGCCGATGGACCGGTTGCATTGTCGGGAGAAGCCGCTGCCCCGTCGCCATTGCCGTTGGGAGCGCTGCCACCCGTGTCCGCATTGAGCTTGCCGCGCCACACCAGCTCGAATTGCGTGCCGTTCGGTTCCGTCTGCACGATGCGCGCAGGCAGCCAGCCGAGCGACGGCGCGAGCCACACGTCGATGCGCCGCAAATCGCCGTCATGCCGGGGCAGGCGTTTGAAATGACGCGTGTCGAGGAAACCTTGCGCCGTGCGAATGGTTTCATCGCCGATCGTCTCGACCGGCCAGTTTTCGCCGCTATCGTTATCGACCACGAAGAACTGGCGCGTCACGCCGGGCTTATAGGCACC
Coding sequences within:
- a CDS encoding homocysteine S-methyltransferase family protein; its protein translation is MNQPAQTATPARPDAAYTRGTALPALLKSRILILDGAMGTMIQRYKLDEARYRGERFKDYGRDIKGNNELLSITQPQIIREIHEQYLAAGADIIETNTFGATTVAQADYGMEGLAIEMNLESAKLARAACDKYSTPDKPRFVAGAIGPTPKTASISPDVNDPGARNVTFDELRAAYYEQAKALLDGGADLFLVETIFDTLNAKAALFALDELFEDTGERLPIMISGTVTDASGRILSGQTVEAFWNSLRHAKPLTFGLNCALGAALMRPYIAELAKLCDTYVSCYPNAGLPNPMSDTGFDELPADTSGLLKEFAQAGLVNIAGGCCGTTPEHIAAIAQALAEVKPRQWPTQYRDAA
- a CDS encoding BTH_I0359 family protein — its product is MQMIYNSPNYCVVEFPPQEGPLAMKSGGYEIVDKNMQREIYIDGAMAARFREHVQKLIEEEPSLDEVDEFLGQFDSLMHQPVILH
- a CDS encoding alpha/beta fold hydrolase, producing MQVNINGIETRYVLSNEGGGPWLTFIHQLGGDLSVWDQLAGYFRDDYTVLRYDVRGHGKTAASSAPFGIADLSHDLATLLDALGAPTTHLVGMSMGGMIAQQFTLDHPTRVDSLTIADSSGGTPQEARATWDQRAATARRDGMVSLVPATLSRWLTPDFQAAHPEAVEQIRDVLTNTLSEGYAMACEALRDFDVRSKLGAIRCPTLTVAGRHDTGTPPASTQAIADAIEGARFELLDAAHLAPIEQSHRFAALLETFLERPV